TGACTATGGTCTTCAGATATTTGAGATGCTTCACATAGTTGCtgtacaaaacaataaataaataaacaaaattagataaatatataccaaccagataatgtttcatactgttaaattttgaaattaattaagatATACCAACCAGACGACGACGAAGTTGATGGATAATATTATTTGAACCATTTAACCTATCTCTAGATTCAAGGATCtttgtaattaaaatattttgcaaaccaaCAACCATTGTGAGCAAATCATTTACTTTTGCCACCCCAACctgtaaaaaataaactaatataaaatttcaaaaataattaaaataataataataataaaaaataatacatacacattttacatggtctggaatttgaaggttccctttgTTTACATCTGATGGTATATTAATGGTCATTGCATCACCATGTTCATCAGGTATGACAAAACTCCATGGTGGGATAGGAACATCACGGTCTACCTCATCTACACATACATGGTTTTCGTATTCctaatttttaaatagaaaaaatagtttagaaaaatataatcgaagtgttctaacataaacataaaatgagatctcaatcatagacacatatatagatatgaaGATATTACCTTACAAAAAGAACAATAAGATTCACTATGAAGACAACGCCGAGTTCTACTTTCGAACATTGAAGAGGACGACTCcaaacttttcataggagatctaTACCGACGAGCG
The Humulus lupulus chromosome 6, drHumLupu1.1, whole genome shotgun sequence DNA segment above includes these coding regions:
- the LOC133783871 gene encoding uncharacterized protein LOC133783871; translated protein: MVIPTNKRSKLLLDRARRYRSPMKSLESSSSMFESRTRRCLHSESYCSFCKEYENHVCVDEVDRDVPIPPWSFVIPDEHGDAMTINIPSDVNKGNLQIPDHVKCVGVAKVNDLLTMVVGLQNILITKILESRDRLNGSNNIIHQLRRRLQLCEASQISEDHSQDIIDSSNVINK